From Armatimonadota bacterium, one genomic window encodes:
- a CDS encoding O-antigen ligase family protein codes for MLEISNVNVHVLELIALPMALILLSTSIRARMTVANKAAIGAYAVASSAVLGSILISGLVAMDPGAVLLKGVLKWVEIIGLSWVVLTYCSSMRRFQQIWIILILTTLLTIVGTFYLDFVRPYFSGEFTSWPRSSVILTAFRRISGADALLVVVLTAPFRARRWGRLMGLVCLALTLLSLSRTAAAGLVASLGYLLWRGRSEAVTSLSLRPGLGVVLVVLALLWGALNEVLVARATEVLRISLRLELARAAWDMFVSQPLTGVGAENFGRYLLYTGIFPEGHGMTPNLAPHSVWLQTAAETGLIGFLALLTWFGTLCWIVWRRSTFHSDSVWLMSLRLAFIVQAILLTFGYVAGGSRLQLALFAGLSLAAMRPLEGRPH; via the coding sequence TTCATGTCCTAGAACTCATCGCCCTGCCAATGGCACTGATCCTGCTGTCTACCTCGATTCGTGCGCGTATGACGGTAGCGAACAAAGCGGCGATTGGAGCTTATGCGGTGGCCAGCAGCGCGGTCCTGGGCTCAATCCTGATTTCGGGTCTGGTGGCGATGGACCCCGGCGCGGTCCTTCTCAAGGGAGTGCTGAAGTGGGTGGAAATCATCGGGCTATCGTGGGTTGTCTTGACCTACTGTTCCTCGATGAGGCGGTTCCAGCAGATCTGGATCATCCTGATCCTCACAACACTGCTTACCATTGTGGGGACATTCTATCTCGACTTCGTTCGCCCATACTTTTCCGGAGAATTTACTTCGTGGCCACGGAGCAGTGTCATTCTAACTGCGTTTAGGCGAATCTCGGGAGCCGACGCTCTCTTGGTGGTCGTGCTGACCGCTCCATTTCGAGCGAGGCGCTGGGGCAGGCTCATGGGGCTCGTTTGCCTAGCCCTGACGCTTCTTTCGCTCTCACGAACCGCAGCAGCAGGCTTGGTCGCTTCTCTGGGGTACCTGCTGTGGCGCGGAAGATCTGAGGCGGTGACCTCCCTGTCGTTAAGGCCCGGTCTCGGTGTTGTTCTCGTCGTGCTAGCCCTGCTCTGGGGTGCTCTAAACGAGGTTTTGGTGGCGAGAGCAACGGAGGTGCTGCGGATAAGTCTAAGGCTTGAGTTGGCCCGCGCAGCGTGGGATATGTTTGTTTCCCAGCCGCTCACCGGTGTGGGGGCGGAGAACTTTGGCAGGTATCTCCTATATACTGGGATCTTTCCTGAGGGTCATGGGATGACGCCAAACCTCGCTCCACATAGCGTCTGGTTGCAGACAGCTGCGGAAACCGGACTGATCGGCTTCCTGGCACTGCTGACCTGGTTTGGAACGCTCTGCTGGATCGTATGGCGCCGGAGTACATTTCACTCGGATTCCGTGTGGTTGATGAGCCTCCGGCTAGCGTTCATCGTGCAGGCAATCCTGTTAACGTTTGGCTACGTGGCAGGCGGATCGAGGTTGCAGCTAGCATTGTTCGCAGGGCTGAGTCTGGCCGCGATGCGTCCGCTAGAAGGGCGGCCTCACTGA
- a CDS encoding glycosyltransferase: MTDHPLVSVVIPAHNEAWWINRSLESFLNQTYRKIEVIVVDDGSSDNTPDVASRYPVRVIRHDRCRGEAAARTAGTQAARGEIIVHGEADAVYPAEYVERGLAYFRDTEVMAVSCGEIRVHPEVRGLIADYARVRREATYRLRRRGVRPTYGCHLVRREVFERIGYYDPACTIGNDADFALRIEQAGLRVVWAPDLHFYHADPHTLRGFLRRVFRGNLTRRRFMERWGFWPRGWRMAVFLIWNTYMTMAPLLLAFGVLASPILVAAGGVGLLAESIGPILVHAESREAWFLALRRRQMALVAVFPLLLLLRARAAAYGRLGALLFSGRVSRMVTYD, encoded by the coding sequence ATGACCGACCACCCGTTGGTCAGCGTTGTTATCCCTGCCCATAACGAGGCGTGGTGGATCAATCGCTCGTTGGAGTCGTTTCTGAACCAGACGTACAGGAAGATCGAAGTAATCGTGGTAGATGATGGATCTTCGGACAACACACCCGACGTGGCATCGCGGTATCCCGTGCGGGTTATCCGTCACGACCGATGTCGGGGGGAAGCCGCGGCTCGGACGGCAGGCACACAAGCGGCGCGAGGAGAGATCATCGTACATGGAGAAGCCGATGCTGTCTACCCAGCCGAGTATGTCGAGCGCGGCCTCGCATATTTCCGGGACACCGAGGTTATGGCGGTCTCCTGTGGGGAGATTCGAGTGCATCCTGAAGTGAGGGGTTTGATTGCTGACTATGCTCGAGTTCGGCGTGAAGCGACTTACCGGCTTCGGCGGCGAGGAGTTCGGCCAACTTACGGGTGTCACCTGGTGCGGCGGGAAGTCTTCGAGCGGATAGGCTATTACGACCCCGCTTGCACGATCGGAAACGACGCCGACTTCGCTCTGCGGATTGAGCAGGCCGGTCTGCGAGTTGTCTGGGCCCCCGACCTCCACTTTTACCATGCCGATCCGCACACACTGCGCGGATTCCTGCGGAGGGTCTTCCGGGGAAACCTGACTCGTCGCCGGTTCATGGAGCGTTGGGGGTTCTGGCCCCGTGGATGGCGTATGGCGGTTTTCCTCATATGGAATACCTATATGACGATGGCTCCTCTCCTCTTAGCGTTTGGCGTTTTGGCCTCACCGATTCTCGTCGCTGCGGGCGGCGTCGGCCTGTTGGCGGAGAGCATCGGTCCAATTCTCGTGCATGCTGAATCCCGCGAAGCCTGGTTTCTGGCGCTGCGCCGGCGGCAGATGGCATTGGTGGCTGTATTTCCGCTTTTGCTTCTTCTGCGGGCTCGCGCGGCAGCCTATGGTCGACTAGGAGCGTTGCTCTTCAGCGGCCGGGTGTCCCGGATGGTCACCTATGATTGA
- a CDS encoding glycosyltransferase family 4 protein, producing the protein MIEGRPLRVSLVTGTYPPVQCGVGFHTAFLARALVAQGVEVTVITWEHGQGGGRGLHPDDPRVITLDASPLHWRLVSDRLEQIRPDVVHVQLPVRRDRLRSVLLFPLLRMTYRRAPVLLTLHEFTEGRMLSFARGAALIAGAEHVIFPNPRDLDIARRLFPRAKARFHHIPIGPTLPIEQALRNGQPSREAHALAYLGILYPGKGLEVLLMAVARVASRLRHVRLHILSAFDPHQRYHRHLRDLADRLAIADQVVWYPCLSSEEVAARLVRCSIACLPYPQGATLRRSTLLEALAAGTAVITTRTRWTPDHLISAGAAWFVPPGDVTALATAIERLWQDSDLAQFLRERGQALSREFTWDVIASQTVQLYQKVLEHHVRSANIA; encoded by the coding sequence ATGATTGAAGGCCGTCCTTTACGCGTGAGTTTGGTCACCGGCACGTACCCTCCGGTACAGTGCGGCGTGGGATTCCACACCGCCTTCCTTGCACGGGCACTGGTGGCTCAAGGGGTCGAGGTTACCGTGATCACCTGGGAGCACGGGCAGGGAGGGGGTCGGGGATTGCACCCCGACGATCCTCGGGTGATCACTCTTGACGCGAGTCCGCTTCACTGGCGCTTGGTGAGCGATCGGTTAGAGCAAATCCGTCCGGATGTCGTCCATGTCCAGCTACCGGTGCGGCGAGATCGCCTGCGCAGCGTCCTGCTCTTTCCTCTTCTTCGGATGACTTACCGGCGCGCACCCGTACTGCTGACACTCCACGAGTTCACCGAGGGCCGTATGCTCAGCTTCGCGCGAGGGGCTGCGCTCATTGCTGGAGCGGAGCACGTTATCTTTCCCAATCCTCGTGACCTGGACATTGCCCGACGGCTATTCCCTCGCGCCAAGGCCCGATTTCACCACATCCCGATTGGGCCGACACTTCCGATCGAACAAGCCTTGCGGAATGGCCAGCCTTCACGAGAGGCGCATGCTCTCGCCTACCTTGGGATTCTCTACCCCGGTAAGGGCCTGGAAGTGTTGCTCATGGCAGTGGCCCGCGTCGCTTCGCGTCTCAGGCACGTGCGCCTGCACATCCTCAGCGCCTTTGATCCGCACCAGCGCTACCACCGCCACCTCCGCGATCTGGCCGACCGCCTCGCGATTGCGGACCAGGTCGTCTGGTATCCTTGCCTGTCGTCAGAAGAGGTGGCCGCGCGCTTGGTGCGATGCTCCATCGCCTGCCTGCCCTATCCGCAAGGGGCCACCTTGCGCCGCAGCACCCTGCTCGAGGCCTTGGCTGCCGGAACCGCAGTCATTACTACGAGAACTCGTTGGACTCCTGACCACCTTATCTCCGCCGGAGCAGCTTGGTTCGTTCCGCCTGGAGACGTCACGGCGCTTGCGACGGCAATCGAGCGTCTGTGGCAGGACTCCGATCTGGCTCAGTTCCTCAGAGAAAGAGGCCAAGCCCTGTCCCGTGAGTTTACCTGGGATGTGATCGCCTCGCAAACCGTTCAACTGTATCAGAAAGTCCTGGAGCATCACGTTCGGAGCGCCAATATTGCCTGA
- a CDS encoding DUF2334 domain-containing protein, producing MPEIVYFNLNFDDFHPQVNPDFGGDPDRGAFRRLRHLLDEFPGLVITLFTVPNWQDQPRRGPRPWYLLKEFLGRPVVQPLTEEPYRLDRHPRWCAVVRDLSSQGRLEVAVHGYTHCNPSRYAHGQEFADADETEALWRLQSAEAIFREAGIPFIKAFRPPGWGVSGGTIQALKTLQYAVFSPFPSRLRISSVGTVEGMLIPPQNYSIVEEPQVALRLAAQRGVVFAKGHMVYRYGWERMENGITDRSWANLRQVLRLLHGNFTVRYMSLMQLAEMAAPPVHAHFGPGTGSPDD from the coding sequence TTGCCTGAGATCGTCTACTTCAATCTCAACTTCGACGATTTCCATCCCCAGGTCAACCCGGACTTCGGGGGTGATCCGGATCGCGGAGCCTTCCGGCGGCTGCGACATCTGCTCGACGAGTTTCCCGGGCTGGTGATCACACTGTTCACAGTACCTAACTGGCAGGATCAGCCTCGGCGCGGGCCGCGACCCTGGTACCTCCTAAAGGAGTTTCTGGGTAGGCCGGTTGTGCAGCCGCTGACCGAGGAGCCCTATCGGCTAGATCGCCACCCGCGCTGGTGCGCGGTCGTCCGCGATCTGTCGTCGCAAGGCCGCTTGGAGGTCGCCGTGCACGGGTACACGCATTGCAACCCCTCCAGGTACGCACACGGCCAGGAGTTCGCCGACGCAGATGAGACGGAGGCGCTCTGGCGGCTCCAGAGCGCTGAAGCGATCTTTCGAGAAGCCGGAATTCCCTTCATCAAAGCTTTCCGGCCGCCGGGCTGGGGGGTGTCCGGTGGCACGATTCAGGCTCTCAAGACGCTGCAATATGCTGTGTTTTCGCCATTCCCTTCACGGCTCCGCATCTCCTCGGTCGGTACCGTCGAAGGCATGTTGATCCCTCCACAGAATTACAGCATCGTTGAAGAGCCGCAGGTCGCACTTCGGCTTGCCGCGCAGCGCGGGGTTGTCTTCGCCAAGGGGCACATGGTCTATCGGTACGGGTGGGAAAGAATGGAAAACGGTATCACGGATCGGAGCTGGGCGAACCTGCGGCAGGTGCTGAGGCTGCTGCACGGTAACTTCACCGTGCGCTACATGTCCCTGATGCAATTGGCAGAGATGGCCGCCCCGCCAGTACATGCCCATTTCGGCCCTGGTACCGGCAGCCCAGATGACTGA
- a CDS encoding CDP-alcohol phosphatidyltransferase family protein — protein sequence MTESTMFSPDPSLAGIQPGASSLTYSSPEERLLFRWGSRRLARALARTALRPNHVSMMSLLTTVAAAGAIILTAPPVGIAGRAVTAATLYLAYFLDKLDGDLARAQGLSSMRGAYLDSFLDRLGELILLLAALMVSVPPGWLVLASAAGPLLFWAHAFMFWHYMSGAASFFPTASGWKRDLKNLAGYNRTKHFLVYIILAVAGRLEYIFLLLPWLVLYTSILFLVLVVSDRRLRTGTDPTTGRRG from the coding sequence ATGACTGAATCTACGATGTTCTCGCCTGATCCGTCCCTTGCTGGGATTCAGCCGGGCGCGTCCTCCCTGACCTACAGCTCTCCCGAGGAGCGGCTGCTGTTCCGTTGGGGTTCGCGCCGGCTGGCTCGCGCGCTGGCGAGAACAGCCCTCCGCCCGAACCACGTCTCGATGATGAGCCTGCTCACCACGGTTGCGGCAGCGGGCGCCATCATACTCACCGCTCCCCCTGTTGGAATAGCGGGCCGGGCGGTGACGGCGGCAACCCTATACCTCGCCTACTTTCTCGACAAGTTGGATGGCGATCTCGCCCGGGCCCAGGGACTTTCGTCGATGCGCGGTGCCTATCTGGATAGTTTCCTGGACAGGTTAGGGGAGCTCATCCTCCTTCTGGCGGCTCTGATGGTGTCCGTTCCCCCAGGTTGGCTCGTTCTTGCATCGGCGGCAGGACCCTTGCTGTTCTGGGCACATGCCTTCATGTTCTGGCACTACATGTCAGGAGCGGCAAGCTTCTTCCCCACAGCAAGCGGATGGAAACGCGATCTCAAGAACCTCGCTGGGTACAACCGAACGAAGCACTTTCTTGTCTACATCATACTGGCCGTGGCAGGTCGGCTGGAGTATATCTTTCTGCTCCTCCCCTGGCTGGTCCTCTACACTTCCATACTCTTTCTGGTGCTCGTGGTGTCCGATCGGCGGTTGCGTACGGGAACGGATCCGACGACGGGACGACGCGGATGA
- a CDS encoding nucleotidyltransferase family protein, which translates to MDGVVYVDVRPEIVRDRKPEWGLEYLRRQAEAYMAVLGQAPAVVYPFDGAKSPEALARGLADLLDLISQRSRLDAATLTLLGLLDPEVRTRRASLLAVLKPPKADVIRVARRNRLAYAIAQARGDGQTEFRDVSDRYGRWAQTVEWLNETCRRHSLRLMIIKSFLSSPVPRLPSDVDVIVPDTDRRRLAEILAEHGRLRQVEQQKWEWRAPDLLPVDLYVGGVHEAAMETVGEAWLWERAVSRDALYYPSGEAEILLVIAHSTHETAVITLFDLIQVKRLSDMQSIDWAAITREAARCGWKPLLDLWLTYLNGIYMAMLHRRIAPGWPVTPPYFGGFPIRLPLTWLLLTWGKWNWEKRVQGTMPAVGLVAHAARAARIWHVRRSGRIPFHDD; encoded by the coding sequence GTGGACGGCGTGGTCTACGTCGACGTGCGCCCGGAGATCGTTCGCGACCGCAAGCCAGAATGGGGGCTTGAGTACCTGCGGCGCCAGGCAGAGGCATACATGGCGGTGCTCGGACAGGCGCCGGCTGTAGTGTACCCTTTCGACGGGGCAAAGAGCCCCGAAGCGCTGGCTCGGGGCCTGGCCGATCTGCTCGATCTGATCAGTCAAAGGTCAAGGCTCGACGCCGCTACCCTGACGCTGCTTGGGCTATTGGATCCTGAGGTAAGAACGCGACGGGCGAGCCTCCTCGCCGTGCTGAAACCCCCCAAGGCGGATGTCATTCGTGTGGCACGGAGAAACCGACTGGCGTATGCCATCGCCCAGGCCAGGGGTGACGGCCAGACAGAGTTTCGCGATGTGTCCGATCGTTATGGTCGGTGGGCCCAGACGGTGGAGTGGCTGAACGAGACCTGCAGGCGTCACAGTCTCCGGCTGATGATTATCAAATCCTTTCTATCCTCTCCGGTTCCTCGTCTGCCATCGGACGTTGATGTGATCGTTCCGGACACCGATCGAAGGCGGCTCGCCGAGATCCTAGCCGAACATGGCAGGCTGCGGCAAGTGGAACAGCAGAAGTGGGAGTGGCGGGCGCCGGACCTGCTGCCAGTTGACTTGTATGTTGGGGGCGTACATGAAGCCGCAATGGAGACGGTAGGTGAGGCCTGGCTCTGGGAGCGGGCAGTTTCCCGGGATGCACTCTATTACCCGTCGGGAGAGGCGGAGATCCTGTTGGTTATTGCTCACTCCACACACGAGACTGCAGTCATCACGCTATTCGATCTAATTCAGGTAAAACGGTTAAGTGATATGCAATCAATCGATTGGGCAGCGATCACGAGAGAAGCTGCGCGGTGTGGATGGAAACCCCTGCTTGACCTATGGCTGACGTACCTCAACGGTATCTACATGGCCATGCTTCACCGCCGGATCGCTCCTGGTTGGCCGGTCACTCCACCCTATTTCGGAGGGTTCCCCATCCGTCTTCCTCTGACCTGGCTCTTGCTGACCTGGGGCAAGTGGAATTGGGAGAAGCGTGTTCAAGGTACGATGCCCGCGGTTGGTCTCGTCGCTCACGCCGCACGAGCGGCACGGATCTGGCATGTCCGGCGGTCGGGGCGAATTCCGTTCCACGATGACTGA
- a CDS encoding glycosyltransferase produces the protein MDSRQAVLHVNKLYHPWIGGVERVVQDLTEGLCRYEGVKATVLCCSPRGLGGHERVNGVPVIRCASLGMTMGMPISPTFLAAFFRLAREYSLVHLHMPFPLGAAAAMAAAPVLQRTRTIVHYHSDVVRQKRLQWVYLPLLRSIVERADRIIVSSPPYMQSEHLRPVLGKCVVIPPPIDLTRHRRGNPEAARQLRMKLNISPEERIVLFVGRFVYYKGLEYLVDAMREIRGTLVLVGDGPLKAAIRDRVVSGGPQFARRVRLVGAVSDLNLGSYYDIADVFVLPSVERTEAFGIVQLEAMARGVPVVNTELGTGVEWASPHGVTGLTVPPRRSDALAGAIKMILEDEQLRETFSRNALNRVRAFDVRVIAGAVAQLYGEVLAQGSP, from the coding sequence ATGGATAGCCGGCAGGCCGTCCTGCACGTAAACAAGCTGTACCACCCCTGGATCGGAGGCGTAGAGCGGGTTGTGCAGGATCTGACAGAAGGGCTGTGCCGTTATGAGGGAGTCAAGGCTACAGTGCTTTGCTGCTCCCCCCGAGGCCTTGGCGGCCATGAGCGTGTCAACGGCGTCCCTGTCATCCGCTGTGCTAGTCTTGGAATGACGATGGGGATGCCCATCTCTCCAACTTTCCTGGCCGCCTTCTTTCGCCTAGCACGCGAGTACTCGCTCGTTCACCTGCACATGCCATTTCCTTTGGGCGCAGCTGCAGCGATGGCTGCAGCACCCGTGCTGCAGCGTACGCGAACCATCGTGCACTACCACAGCGATGTCGTGCGGCAAAAGCGGCTCCAATGGGTCTATCTGCCGTTGCTACGGTCGATCGTCGAGCGGGCTGACCGGATCATCGTGTCGTCGCCACCCTACATGCAGTCGGAGCACCTGCGCCCTGTTCTGGGAAAGTGCGTCGTGATTCCCCCGCCCATAGACCTTACGCGTCACCGTAGAGGCAATCCCGAGGCAGCGCGGCAGCTCCGGATGAAACTCAACATCTCTCCGGAGGAGAGGATCGTCCTGTTCGTCGGACGGTTTGTGTACTACAAAGGATTGGAGTATCTAGTCGACGCGATGCGCGAGATTCGCGGAACACTCGTCTTGGTCGGTGACGGCCCGCTGAAGGCCGCCATCCGTGATCGAGTTGTGTCAGGCGGTCCTCAGTTTGCCCGGCGAGTCCGTTTGGTTGGGGCCGTGTCGGACCTGAATCTGGGCTCGTACTATGACATCGCGGATGTCTTCGTCCTCCCTTCGGTGGAGCGCACGGAGGCTTTCGGCATCGTCCAGTTAGAGGCGATGGCCCGAGGGGTGCCGGTAGTGAACACGGAATTGGGCACCGGAGTTGAGTGGGCCAGCCCGCACGGTGTGACAGGCCTAACTGTTCCTCCCAGGCGATCGGACGCTTTAGCCGGAGCCATCAAGATGATCCTGGAAGACGAACAACTTCGGGAGACTTTTTCCCGTAACGCTCTGAACCGCGTCAGGGCCTTTGACGTCCGCGTCATCGCTGGAGCCGTGGCGCAGCTTTACGGTGAGGTTCTCGCCCAGGGATCTCCTTAG
- a CDS encoding sugar transferase: MHENLTREQAGVPPGAPSTGRLSTSSGGRRQFPLPLSERKLVLFVADLAGTCVALLAVLSWRLGLPFSWRTVAERPVWFLLLLALWTAAAFLFGAYDLRRASQVRSSVPHTAALSLAVAALYLAVPLVTPALHTSRLTAASFILATVGLVGVGRTAYALLVAQPVFRQRAVIVGAGWAGRALVDAIRERADSEYELVGFIDDDPAKQGSPVAGLPVLGTWEALAEAVRMYRINEVIVAITRYEAISGELLQALVACREQGVQVIAMASLYERLTGRVPVEHAGRGLHVVFPVHRELSLSYQVLKRATDFTIGLLGAAIVALLLPVVGLAIWLDDRGPVFYRQTRLGRGGGPFTLLKFRTMHPQAEPEGPRWAEADDRRVTRVGRWLRRLHLDELPQAINILRGDMSFIGPRPERPEFVAHLEKQIPFYRARHAVRPGVTGWAQVNYEYGDSVEDALIKLQYDLYYIKHANLWLDLVILARTVGHVLRFAGR; this comes from the coding sequence ATGCATGAGAACCTGACCAGGGAACAGGCTGGAGTCCCCCCCGGCGCACCCTCCACTGGCCGGTTGTCGACCTCTTCCGGCGGAAGGCGCCAATTTCCCCTGCCTCTGTCGGAGAGAAAACTTGTTTTATTCGTTGCCGACCTTGCGGGAACCTGCGTGGCGCTGCTGGCGGTACTCAGTTGGCGGTTGGGCCTACCCTTCTCCTGGAGGACAGTGGCCGAACGGCCCGTGTGGTTTCTCCTGTTGCTGGCTCTGTGGACTGCAGCCGCATTCCTATTCGGTGCCTATGACTTGCGACGAGCCTCGCAGGTTCGGTCAAGTGTTCCGCACACTGCGGCGCTCTCCCTCGCGGTCGCCGCTCTCTACTTAGCGGTACCATTGGTCACCCCAGCTCTGCACACGTCACGTTTGACTGCTGCTTCTTTTATCCTGGCGACCGTAGGGTTGGTCGGCGTTGGCCGTACCGCTTATGCGCTCCTTGTGGCACAGCCGGTTTTCCGCCAGCGAGCCGTGATCGTTGGCGCCGGGTGGGCGGGCCGCGCGCTGGTGGATGCCATCCGGGAGCGCGCCGACTCTGAGTATGAGCTCGTTGGGTTCATTGACGATGACCCTGCAAAGCAGGGATCACCTGTGGCAGGGCTGCCGGTCCTGGGGACGTGGGAGGCGTTGGCCGAGGCCGTCCGAATGTACCGCATCAACGAGGTCATTGTCGCCATCACCCGCTACGAGGCGATTAGCGGCGAGTTGCTGCAGGCCCTGGTGGCTTGCCGGGAACAAGGGGTACAAGTTATTGCGATGGCCTCCCTGTACGAGCGTCTGACGGGGCGCGTGCCCGTCGAGCACGCTGGCCGCGGGCTGCATGTCGTCTTTCCCGTTCATCGCGAGCTCAGCCTCAGCTACCAGGTGCTGAAGCGGGCGACGGATTTCACCATTGGTCTGCTTGGGGCGGCGATCGTGGCCTTGCTTCTACCGGTCGTTGGTCTGGCCATCTGGCTCGACGACCGAGGACCGGTCTTCTACCGGCAGACGCGTCTGGGCCGCGGGGGGGGGCCATTCACTCTGCTTAAATTTCGCACGATGCACCCCCAGGCGGAGCCGGAGGGGCCGCGGTGGGCGGAAGCGGACGACCGCAGGGTGACCCGGGTCGGCCGCTGGCTCCGCCGCCTCCACCTCGACGAGCTCCCCCAGGCCATCAACATCCTCCGCGGCGACATGTCCTTCATCGGCCCGCGGCCGGAGCGGCCGGAGTTCGTCGCCCACCTGGAAAAGCAGATCCCCTTCTACCGCGCCCGGCACGCCGTCCGGCCCGGGGTCACCGGGTGGGCGCAGGTAAACTACGAGTACGGGGACTCCGTCGAGGACGCGCTGATCAAGCTGCAGTACGACCTCTACTACATCAAGCACGCCAACCTGTGGCTGGACCTGGTCATCCTGGCCCGGACGGTCGGGCACGTCCTCCGCTTTGCCGGCCGCTAG
- a CDS encoding sugar phosphate nucleotidyltransferase, with the protein MKAIIPCAGLGTRLRPHTLTHPKPLLHVAGKPILAHILDELVAKGVRQVVLVIGHHGEQLITYVRRHYALDVHFVEQTEPLGNGHAVYVAREYLTEEEPVLIVFGDTIVRAPLPELLGQRESVAGVRKVADPRRFGVAVLDDAGYVRQLVEKPEEPVSRLAVVGLYLIQRPARLREALERMVRERRMARGEYWLVDALQLMLDAGERMRPFPIDHWYDCGTVEALLLANRELLDLEAPPVPALSDAVVLPPSAVSPGARLSRCVVGPYASIAEGAEVVGAIVRDSIVHPEAVIEDAVVTGAVIGERARVIGRASRLNVGDHTRVDL; encoded by the coding sequence GTGAAGGCCATCATCCCCTGCGCCGGCCTGGGCACCCGCCTGCGGCCGCACACCCTCACCCACCCCAAGCCTCTCCTCCACGTGGCCGGGAAGCCCATCCTGGCCCACATCCTGGACGAGCTGGTGGCCAAGGGGGTGCGCCAGGTGGTGCTGGTCATCGGCCACCACGGTGAGCAGCTCATCACCTACGTCCGCCGCCACTACGCCCTGGACGTCCACTTCGTGGAGCAGACCGAGCCGCTGGGCAACGGCCACGCCGTGTACGTGGCCCGGGAGTACCTCACCGAGGAGGAGCCGGTGCTCATCGTCTTCGGCGACACCATCGTCCGGGCCCCCCTGCCCGAGCTGCTCGGGCAGCGCGAGAGCGTGGCCGGGGTGCGCAAGGTGGCCGACCCGCGCCGCTTCGGCGTGGCCGTCCTCGACGACGCGGGCTACGTCCGCCAGCTGGTGGAGAAGCCCGAGGAGCCGGTGAGCCGGCTGGCCGTGGTGGGCCTCTACCTCATCCAGCGCCCCGCCCGGCTGCGGGAGGCGCTGGAGCGCATGGTCCGGGAGCGGCGCATGGCCCGCGGGGAGTACTGGCTGGTGGACGCACTCCAGCTCATGCTGGACGCCGGGGAGCGGATGCGGCCCTTCCCCATCGACCACTGGTACGACTGCGGCACGGTGGAGGCGCTGCTGCTGGCCAACCGCGAGCTGCTCGACCTGGAGGCCCCGCCCGTCCCCGCCCTCAGCGACGCGGTGGTCCTCCCGCCGTCGGCCGTCAGCCCGGGGGCGCGGCTCAGCCGGTGCGTGGTGGGGCCGTACGCCTCCATCGCCGAGGGCGCCGAGGTGGTGGGCGCCATCGTGCGGGACAGCATCGTCCACCCGGAGGCGGTGATCGAGGACGCGGTGGTCACCGGGGCCGTGATCGGCGAGCGGGCGCGGGTCATCGGGCGGGCGAGCCGGCTCAACGTGGGCGACCACACCCGGGTCGACCTGTAA
- a CDS encoding nucleotidyltransferase encodes MREPSILSALLGRIAAALERGGIPYMVIGGYAAILYGEPRLTRDIDITVGLGPDRLAELLRVVHDAGLRPEQGAEALARTSYVLPCADPATQIPVDFILSVSAYEQEALRRTRAVVVNDVPVHFASVEDVLVHKIVAGRPRDIEDARAILAKGPPLDRSYLMGWLVEFEQTLSTSLVQRFLELEASVSS; translated from the coding sequence ATGCGCGAGCCATCAATACTCTCCGCCCTCCTGGGGAGGATCGCCGCCGCCCTTGAGCGGGGCGGGATCCCCTACATGGTCATCGGCGGGTACGCCGCGATCCTCTACGGCGAGCCCAGGCTCACCCGTGATATCGACATCACCGTCGGACTGGGGCCCGACAGGCTGGCCGAGCTGCTGCGCGTGGTCCATGACGCCGGCCTCCGCCCTGAACAAGGCGCAGAGGCTCTGGCGCGGACAAGCTACGTGCTCCCCTGCGCGGATCCGGCCACCCAGATCCCTGTTGACTTCATCCTGTCCGTGTCTGCCTATGAGCAGGAGGCGCTGCGCCGGACGCGAGCGGTGGTGGTAAACGATGTGCCGGTGCACTTTGCTTCCGTGGAGGATGTCCTGGTCCACAAGATCGTCGCCGGCCGGCCCCGAGACATCGAGGACGCGCGTGCCATCCTCGCCAAAGGACCACCCCTGGACCGCTCCTATCTGATGGGGTGGCTCGTAGAGTTCGAGCAGACGCTCTCCACCTCGCTGGTGCAGCGGTTTCTGGAGCTCGAGGCCAGCGTGAGCTCTTAG
- the rplM gene encoding 50S ribosomal protein L13 — protein MPSRKPGPQDPRRWRVVDAEGQVLGRLATRVATMLRGKDRPTFAPHRDEGDFVVVVNAAKVRLTGRKLQQKRYYRHSGYPGGLRSVTAAELLARHPERLITEAVRGMLPKSPLGQRLLRKLKVYAGPEHPHAAQRPEPVALPKR, from the coding sequence ATGCCGTCGCGCAAGCCCGGACCGCAGGACCCCCGCCGCTGGCGGGTGGTGGACGCCGAGGGGCAGGTGCTGGGGCGCCTGGCCACCCGGGTGGCCACCATGCTCCGCGGCAAGGACCGCCCCACCTTCGCCCCCCACCGGGACGAGGGGGACTTCGTCGTCGTGGTGAACGCCGCGAAGGTGCGGCTCACCGGCCGGAAGCTCCAGCAGAAGCGCTACTACCGCCACTCCGGCTACCCGGGCGGGCTCCGCTCCGTGACGGCCGCCGAGCTGCTGGCCCGCCACCCCGAGCGGCTGATCACCGAGGCCGTGCGGGGGATGTTGCCCAAGTCCCCGCTGGGGCAGCGCCTGCTGCGCAAGCTGAAGGTCTACGCCGGCCCGGAGCACCCCCACGCGGCCCAGCGGCCGGAGCCGGTGGCGCTGCCGAAGCGCTAG